Below is a window of Halarcobacter anaerophilus DNA.
CTTTATGATGATCCAAACAGATTAAGACACAGTGTTCATGAATTTTATCTAAAATCTCCGGAACAAATAGCAAAACTCTATGCAGATATTCCTGAAGCAATTGCAACAACGCAAGAGATTGCAGATAAATGTAACTTAGAGATAAAATTAGGAAATCCTACACCGCCGAATTTTAAATTTACAAGACAAAAACTTACGGAACTAGGACTTGAAATACCTGAACCTGAAGAAGAGTATTCACTAGAAAACGATACCGCTTTATTTGTACACGTATCAAGAGAAGGTTTGGAAAAAAGACTTAAAATAGTTCCAAAAGAGAAACATGAGGAATATAGACAAAGGCTTCAAAAAGAGATAGATATCATAACAGGTATGAAATTCCCGGGATATATGCTTATCGTTTGGGATTTCGTAAGAGCTGCAAAAGAGATGAAAATCCCTGTTGGTCCGGGAAGAGGAAGTGCCGCAGGAAGTTTGGTTGCTTTTAGTATGGAAATTACCGATATCGATCCTATGCCTTACGGACTTCTTTTTGAGAGATTTCTAAATCCTGAAAGGGTATCAATGCCGGATATCGATATGGACTTCTGCCAAAGTAGAAGGGGTGAAATTATTGATTATGTTGTAAAACAGTACGGTAGAAACAATGTTGCCCAGATTATCACGTTCGGTAAACTTCTTGCAAAAGGGGTTATAAGAGATGTTGCAAGAGTTCTTGATATGCCTTATTCAAAAGCAGATGCTATGGCAAAACTTATTCCCGATGAACTTGGGATTGATTTAAAATCTTCTTGGGAAAAAGAACCGAAAATAAAAGAGCTGTATGACAGTGATCCTCAAGCAAAAAGAGTATGGGATTTTGCTTTAGCTTTAGAAGGTTTAAATAGAAATGCAGGTACGCATGCAGCAGGTGTTGTTATCTCAAATGATCCTTTATGGAAAAAAACACCTTTGTTTAAACCCTCTGGAATGGAAACAATAGCAACCCAATATAACGGTAAATTCGTCGAAGATGTCGACTTAATTAAATTCGACTTCTTGGGACTTAAAACTTTAACAGTAATTGATGAGGCAAATAAACTTGTTGAAAAAAGACACGGCAAAAAAATTGATTTTATCCAAATAGATGTAAATGACAAGGGAGTCTACGACTTAGTTCAATCAGGAGATACAATCGGATTATTCCAGATAGAATCGGCAGGAATGCAAGATTTGTGTAAAAGATTAAAACCTTCAAGCTTTGAGGACCTTGTCGCGATACTTGCTTTGTATAGACCGGGACCTATGGAGTCAGGAATGCTTGATGACTTTATTGACAGAAAACACGGACGTGCAAAAATTGACTACTTCCATGATGAACTCGAACCTGCACTAAAACCTATTTTGGAAAATACTTACGGGGTAATTGTTTACCAAGAACAGGTTATGCAGATTGTACAAAGCGTCGGTGGCTTTTCACTTGGAGGTGCAGACTTAGTTAGACGGGCAATGGGTAAAAAAATTAAAGCTGAAATGGACAGACTAAAAGGTGAATTTGCAGACGGAGCAGAGAAAAAAGGTTTTACAAGAGCTTATGCTGAAGAGCTTTTCGACCTTATTGTAAAATTTGCCGGTTATGGATTTAATAAATCCCACTCGGCTGCTTATGCTCTGGTTACTTTTTATACTTGTTATTTAAAATGCTACTATCCAACTGAATTTATGGCAGCTTTACTTACTTTGGAAAAAGATAATACGGACAAAGTTGTTAAATATGTAGATGAAGTAAAAAGATTGGATATTGAGTTATTTCCGCCTGATATAAATAAATCCGATCTTGTTTTCTCTGCAACAAAAATTGATGATAAAGAAGTAGTAATGTTTGGTATGGGTGCCATTAAAGGTGCCGGTGATGTGGCTATTAACTCAATTTTAAAAGAGAGAAATAAAAACGGCATTTTCAAAGATTTAGCAGATTTTGTTTCAAGAATCGACGGGTCTAAAGTAAATAAAAGAGTAATCGAATCTTTGGCAAAAGCAGGTGCTTTGGATTGTTTTGAGTATTCAAGAAGAGCATTACTTGAACAAATAGAACTAATAGGTGAAGCCGTAGGAAAAGCAATGCAGCTGAAAAAACAGACTACATCTTCACTTTTCGGGGATGATAAAGAGATGTTAACAGTAGATATAGATCTTGAACATCTTCCTGAATTTGACCAAAAAGAGATATTAGAGTTTGAAAAAGCCTCTTTAGGATTTTACGTATCCGGTCACCCTCTTGATTCTTATAGAGAAGAGCTAGATAAAATCTCATACACATTAAGTTCGGAGCTTGATGAAGTTGCAGACGGTTCCCAAGCTCTTATTATAGGAAAAATTGAAGAGATAACCGAAAAAATCTCTAAAAAAGGTAATAAATTCGGTATTGCAAATATTCTTGACCTTCACGGAAATATCGAAGTAATGCTCTTTGAAAACAGATTAAAAGAGATAAGAGAAGAGTTTGATATCAATGAACCTATTGCCTTTAAAGTAAAAGTTTCAAGAGACGGAGATT
It encodes the following:
- the dnaE gene encoding DNA polymerase III subunit alpha, with amino-acid sequence MSQTPEFTHLHLHTEYSLLDGANKITPLAKKVKELGMKSVAMTDHGNMFGAIYFYNAMRKEGIKPIIGMEAYIHNSEEISDKTTRQRFHLCLYAKNDTGYKNLMYLSSQAYMHGFYYYPRINKKILRENSEGLVCSAACLQGEVNWHLNTNNERNVKFGAKGYERAKEIALEYKEIFGDDFYLEIMRHGIADQLFIDDMILKISKETGIKVVATNDTHYLEQKDALAHEAFMCIAMNKLYDDPNRLRHSVHEFYLKSPEQIAKLYADIPEAIATTQEIADKCNLEIKLGNPTPPNFKFTRQKLTELGLEIPEPEEEYSLENDTALFVHVSREGLEKRLKIVPKEKHEEYRQRLQKEIDIITGMKFPGYMLIVWDFVRAAKEMKIPVGPGRGSAAGSLVAFSMEITDIDPMPYGLLFERFLNPERVSMPDIDMDFCQSRRGEIIDYVVKQYGRNNVAQIITFGKLLAKGVIRDVARVLDMPYSKADAMAKLIPDELGIDLKSSWEKEPKIKELYDSDPQAKRVWDFALALEGLNRNAGTHAAGVVISNDPLWKKTPLFKPSGMETIATQYNGKFVEDVDLIKFDFLGLKTLTVIDEANKLVEKRHGKKIDFIQIDVNDKGVYDLVQSGDTIGLFQIESAGMQDLCKRLKPSSFEDLVAILALYRPGPMESGMLDDFIDRKHGRAKIDYFHDELEPALKPILENTYGVIVYQEQVMQIVQSVGGFSLGGADLVRRAMGKKIKAEMDRLKGEFADGAEKKGFTRAYAEELFDLIVKFAGYGFNKSHSAAYALVTFYTCYLKCYYPTEFMAALLTLEKDNTDKVVKYVDEVKRLDIELFPPDINKSDLVFSATKIDDKEVVMFGMGAIKGAGDVAINSILKERNKNGIFKDLADFVSRIDGSKVNKRVIESLAKAGALDCFEYSRRALLEQIELIGEAVGKAMQLKKQTTSSLFGDDKEMLTVDIDLEHLPEFDQKEILEFEKASLGFYVSGHPLDSYREELDKISYTLSSELDEVADGSQALIIGKIEEITEKISKKGNKFGIANILDLHGNIEVMLFENRLKEIREEFDINEPIAFKVKVSRDGDFTRLSILKIESLKDAQKEKVKTKHKEKEEPPLTVAVPYIEKEDTMYKLFDLIAHNQGRRELKVIIKTKLADIELETDFRVTSNMEEYIKQIEGAHVVA